The following are encoded in a window of Rubellicoccus peritrichatus genomic DNA:
- a CDS encoding type II secretion system protein GspK, translating into MSHFVQKTNRSRGAILMAVLGFVFLMAVFVTQFLEIATRQMRARAVELGRSDLRTTGYSAMEVTLAVLNEFKEIDEGINSPAQGWGDPIGYADLQWPAGVDIKVSIEDETGKLPLNPPPEADLKLLLDQLGIDLTDADIMVDSLMDWTDEDDLHRINGAEDSYYERQDPPLKPANGPLTSFETLRYIRGFDEFFFDEDGVPKPEFYSFTDAVSLHNTHKININTARPDVMGMLGESSGFDERSFGDELAGQDRIPGNDDDNIIRSEDDLRAAGYTGDSGGVGYEVAVAKINVDVSSGDKRFRLSALVELQGANNSNSNNENRVRDPDDDDGDEDNHDSAGQNSSGNSSNSPFTLIRLVENANFD; encoded by the coding sequence ATGAGCCATTTCGTACAGAAGACCAATCGAAGCCGTGGAGCCATTCTTATGGCGGTGCTTGGCTTTGTCTTCCTGATGGCGGTTTTTGTGACTCAGTTTTTGGAAATTGCGACACGCCAGATGCGGGCTCGCGCGGTGGAGCTGGGACGTTCCGATTTGCGGACGACTGGCTATTCCGCAATGGAAGTCACACTGGCTGTGCTGAATGAATTTAAGGAGATTGACGAAGGCATCAACAGCCCTGCACAAGGCTGGGGAGATCCAATTGGGTATGCAGATCTACAGTGGCCAGCGGGGGTTGATATCAAGGTATCCATCGAAGATGAAACAGGAAAGCTTCCTTTAAATCCACCACCGGAAGCTGATTTGAAACTCCTATTAGATCAATTGGGTATCGATTTAACAGATGCCGATATCATGGTAGATAGCTTGATGGATTGGACGGATGAGGACGACCTTCATCGAATCAATGGAGCTGAAGATAGTTACTATGAACGCCAGGATCCGCCGTTGAAGCCTGCGAATGGACCTTTGACAAGTTTTGAAACCCTGCGTTATATCCGCGGTTTTGATGAATTTTTCTTTGATGAAGATGGTGTGCCCAAGCCAGAATTTTATAGCTTTACCGATGCAGTTTCACTCCACAACACTCACAAAATCAATATCAATACAGCGCGTCCCGATGTGATGGGCATGCTTGGTGAGAGTTCTGGTTTTGATGAAAGATCATTTGGGGATGAGCTTGCCGGGCAAGATCGCATCCCGGGTAATGACGACGATAATATTATCCGTTCGGAGGATGACCTGCGGGCTGCAGGTTACACAGGTGACAGCGGTGGGGTGGGCTATGAAGTCGCAGTTGCGAAAATCAATGTCGATGTCTCTTCCGGGGATAAACGTTTTCGTCTCAGTGCTTTAGTCGAGCTGCAGGGGGCCAATAATTCAAATAGCAACAATGAGAACAGGGTTCGCGACCCGGATGATGACGACGGAGATGAAGATAATCATGATTCCGCCGGACAGAATTCTTCTGGCAACTCGAGCAACTCTCCATTCACTCTCATCCGCCTCGTAGAGAACGCGAATTTCGATTAA
- a CDS encoding PulJ/GspJ family protein produces the protein MNRRIQHQRGFTLVEILMAVALGGLILVSASAFLMGVFNLSLIAEREPLFEEHVDSTTRFLEYAFSTALPVPEGAVNEEVQGTNNQRNTNNQSNSGDDSRPKISWQRIPGEIGLNPEALSFRLPGDIPIFVAEDSYLPEVSCYLVFKDGEGLLLRWRTDEMASEDDDETLTSVISPYVTELIYYYYDREDDKWEDSDEAEQSDEGETMMPDFIGLSFVYPDGREAKRQVLLPAVDSERPLP, from the coding sequence ATGAATAGAAGGATACAGCATCAGCGCGGTTTTACACTGGTTGAAATCCTCATGGCGGTGGCATTGGGAGGTCTGATTCTTGTGTCAGCATCCGCGTTTTTGATGGGTGTTTTTAATCTGTCCTTGATCGCAGAGCGTGAGCCGCTCTTTGAGGAGCACGTTGATAGTACGACACGTTTTCTTGAATATGCCTTTTCCACGGCATTACCTGTGCCTGAAGGCGCTGTGAATGAGGAAGTCCAGGGCACTAATAATCAACGGAACACCAACAACCAGAGTAATTCCGGAGATGATAGCAGACCCAAAATTTCCTGGCAGCGCATTCCCGGGGAGATTGGCTTGAATCCGGAAGCACTTTCCTTTCGTTTGCCTGGAGATATCCCCATTTTTGTCGCAGAGGACAGTTACCTGCCTGAGGTCTCCTGTTACCTCGTGTTCAAAGATGGAGAAGGCCTTCTACTTCGTTGGCGTACTGATGAAATGGCCAGTGAGGACGATGATGAGACTTTAACCAGTGTGATTTCCCCCTATGTGACCGAGCTGATTTACTATTATTATGATCGCGAGGATGATAAATGGGAGGATTCCGATGAAGCCGAACAATCGGATGAGGGAGAGACCATGATGCCGGATTTTATTGGTCTTTCTTTTGTTTATCCCGACGGGCGAGAAGCCAAGAGACAGGTGCTTTTACCTGCAGTTGATTCAGAACGTCCACTTCCATAA
- a CDS encoding type II secretion system protein, which yields MRKATAGFSLIEVLVALAIFALAVAMLSESVKNAMHGLEVVKSDSHKDQLYRFALRQVLLIEERDEVEDGGQVETPEDGPVDWDAEIEDTEILDLFQLTVSMSLADDKPSFSSGEPSRVEKLYVFRPGWSDGVDRSSLLTDKKDALQNQRLSVR from the coding sequence ATGAGGAAAGCCACTGCAGGATTCTCTCTTATCGAGGTTCTGGTGGCATTGGCGATATTCGCTTTGGCGGTGGCAATGTTATCCGAGTCAGTCAAAAACGCAATGCATGGGCTTGAAGTGGTCAAGAGCGACTCACACAAAGACCAACTTTATCGCTTTGCCTTACGCCAAGTGCTTTTGATTGAGGAGCGCGATGAGGTGGAAGACGGTGGACAGGTTGAAACTCCCGAAGATGGTCCTGTTGATTGGGATGCAGAAATCGAAGATACTGAAATACTTGATCTGTTTCAGTTAACTGTCTCAATGTCTTTGGCTGATGATAAGCCATCATTTTCAAGCGGTGAGCCATCTCGAGTCGAAAAGCTCTACGTTTTTAGACCAGGTTGGTCTGATGGAGTTGATCGTTCTTCACTATTAACTGACAAAAAAGATGCACTGCAGAATCAGCGTCTAAGCGTACGATGA
- a CDS encoding prepilin-type N-terminal cleavage/methylation domain-containing protein codes for MIYRQYQRLPSQGFSLFEVLVVMAFLAILTGIVTLNFDKLIPAAQEKPLERVFVETVQDARIQAVTSGNPVLMSYDEETEKFKLVERTRPEPVVDDEDGFGPQPVTSPRPQQASIGFRNSDKVEVFFYPKLSQPGGLSASGNEFAREPAEYLVFHPSGAATPANVVIRRSNADDFEFLLDAFSSGPLEDKEDYR; via the coding sequence ATGATTTACCGACAATACCAAAGACTACCTTCCCAAGGCTTCTCTCTTTTTGAAGTCCTGGTGGTCATGGCGTTTTTGGCGATATTGACTGGGATTGTGACTTTGAATTTCGATAAACTCATCCCGGCTGCTCAAGAGAAACCGCTTGAGCGCGTGTTTGTTGAAACAGTTCAAGATGCTCGAATACAGGCGGTTACATCAGGAAATCCTGTCTTGATGAGCTATGACGAGGAAACGGAAAAGTTTAAGTTGGTTGAGAGAACTCGCCCTGAGCCTGTTGTTGATGACGAGGATGGTTTCGGTCCTCAGCCGGTGACTAGTCCACGGCCGCAGCAAGCCTCAATTGGCTTTAGAAACTCTGACAAGGTTGAAGTGTTTTTCTACCCAAAGCTTTCACAGCCTGGCGGTCTGAGTGCTTCAGGAAATGAATTTGCGCGGGAACCAGCTGAATATCTGGTGTTTCATCCCAGTGGTGCGGCCACGCCAGCCAATGTCGTCATTCGCAGATCAAATGCGGATGATTTTGAGTTCCTGCTGGATGCCTTCAGTTCCGGGCCACTGGAAGACAAGGAGGACTATCGATGA
- the gspG gene encoding type II secretion system major pseudopilin GspG, whose translation MKRCRRGFTILEILIVIALIAALAGASIVALNKLFGGGQEQVAEIFVTQGVDPALMAFRLNTGRYPTTEQGLAALRTAPSGVGTKWKGPYIEKDAIDPWGNPYQYRYPGTRNPDKYDIWSLGADGVESADDIGNWN comes from the coding sequence GTGAAGAGGTGTCGGCGTGGTTTTACTATCCTTGAAATCCTTATCGTTATTGCACTCATTGCCGCTCTGGCAGGCGCAAGTATCGTTGCTTTGAATAAGCTCTTTGGCGGTGGCCAGGAGCAAGTAGCCGAAATTTTTGTCACACAGGGGGTTGACCCCGCCCTAATGGCATTTCGCTTGAATACGGGACGTTATCCAACGACCGAGCAGGGACTTGCCGCCTTAAGGACAGCACCATCTGGTGTCGGGACAAAGTGGAAAGGGCCTTACATCGAGAAGGATGCAATAGATCCCTGGGGTAATCCTTATCAATACCGTTATCCCGGAACACGAAATCCCGACAAATACGATATCTGGTCGTTAGGTGCCGACGGCGTTGAAAGTGCTGACGATATCGGAAACTGGAACTAA
- a CDS encoding PspA/IM30 family protein, whose protein sequence is MNDTISSRIRRIITGTAGSIVSKIEGLAPEAVLEQAIAEVDSALDQVKAELGSITAQKYHVSKAMTKLNEEHGKIEEQTVTAQKEGRKDLLEAAISRQIDIEDQLPTLESQLADLGRQEGELNQAIISLVAKRNEMDDELFDFKQAQKQVAATGEASAEAGAAPSGNAVARADRADRAFTRVLQDATGVRRTAIKASSEESGKLVELARLNKEARIEARLKALGANS, encoded by the coding sequence ATGAATGACACCATCAGCAGCCGTATCAGAAGAATTATAACTGGAACAGCCGGATCGATTGTATCTAAGATCGAAGGTCTGGCTCCGGAAGCTGTCCTTGAACAAGCGATTGCCGAAGTTGATAGCGCCCTTGATCAAGTCAAAGCCGAGCTGGGAAGCATCACGGCACAAAAGTATCATGTATCCAAGGCCATGACTAAGCTCAATGAAGAGCATGGCAAGATCGAGGAGCAAACAGTGACGGCTCAAAAAGAGGGGCGCAAGGACCTCCTGGAGGCCGCAATTTCACGTCAGATCGATATTGAGGATCAACTGCCCACGCTGGAAAGCCAGCTGGCAGATCTCGGTCGTCAGGAAGGCGAGCTAAATCAAGCCATCATCAGTTTGGTAGCAAAGCGAAATGAAATGGATGACGAGCTCTTCGATTTCAAGCAGGCGCAAAAGCAAGTAGCGGCAACTGGAGAAGCCTCTGCAGAAGCAGGTGCAGCACCTTCCGGAAATGCCGTCGCTCGCGCTGATAGAGCTGATAGAGCCTTTACTCGCGTGCTTCAGGACGCAACTGGCGTTCGCCGCACTGCAATAAAAGCCTCTTCTGAAGAAAGCGGAAAGCTCGTAGAGCTGGCCCGCTTAAACAAAGAGGCTCGCATAGAAGCACGCCTAAAAGCTCTGGGAGCCAATTCCTGA
- a CDS encoding OB-fold-containig protein, with amino-acid sequence MLSHFTAPENLPFAVALGLFFVIGILQTVSLFTGISLFGWIDDLLPDLDAVGGDLDLEVGGDIDVDADVNIDADADTGPDSVSEASFIAQVFAWMNFGKVPFIITFLLFLFLFSFFGYNIQLSLKEMGLGLAPPLLLSPIALVAAILPLKWGNGILGRVIPKDETNAVSSHTFVGRIAKITIGEATHDKPAEAKLRGPLGRTHYVMVLADRENVNFKQGDHVLLVDQKGPNFTCIAVKNDNLILDGE; translated from the coding sequence ATGCTTAGCCACTTTACAGCTCCTGAAAATCTGCCATTTGCAGTGGCTTTGGGGTTGTTTTTCGTAATTGGAATACTCCAAACCGTAAGTCTTTTCACTGGAATCAGTCTCTTTGGATGGATTGATGACCTATTGCCAGATCTTGATGCCGTTGGAGGTGATTTGGACCTGGAAGTAGGTGGCGACATAGATGTCGATGCCGATGTAAACATCGATGCAGACGCGGATACTGGCCCAGACAGTGTTAGTGAGGCTTCTTTCATCGCCCAAGTCTTTGCCTGGATGAATTTTGGGAAAGTGCCCTTTATCATCACTTTCCTTCTGTTTCTTTTTTTATTCTCCTTCTTTGGTTACAATATTCAGCTTTCCCTCAAAGAGATGGGACTAGGCCTGGCACCACCTCTTCTCCTCTCTCCTATCGCCCTGGTTGCGGCGATACTACCACTAAAATGGGGCAATGGCATCCTTGGACGAGTCATCCCCAAGGATGAAACCAATGCAGTCTCAAGTCATACATTCGTTGGGCGCATAGCCAAAATAACCATCGGCGAAGCCACTCACGATAAACCTGCAGAAGCCAAGCTAAGAGGGCCTCTTGGCCGCACCCACTATGTAATGGTTCTGGCCGATCGTGAAAATGTAAATTTCAAACAAGGCGACCACGTACTCCTTGTTGACCAAAAAGGGCCAAACTTTACCTGTATCGCAGTTAAGAATGATAACTTAATATTAGACGGCGAATAG
- a CDS encoding flotillin family protein, with product MPINIIIWVAIAFVALFFFGVVVARLYKRSSKEVAFVRTGLGGEKVILDGGAIKLPVFQEIVAVNMRTLRLQVDRKNEDGLITADRMRVDVTAEFYVRVKPEKESIAKAAQTLGDRTLQPEMLKELLQGKFVDALRAVAAGLSMEQLHEQRADFVQSVQSSVSEDLLKNGLELESVSLTALDQTGRSYFKEDNAFDAQGLAKLTLITEAKREERNRIEQETRVKIETKNLEASKKSFTISRDEEMARLDQEREVAFAAAEQESLVASEQATRKREAEEARVLQEQKEKEANIAAEQAVRERDIIREQTIKERDINAKRQVEETDIMRHQSVEIKKQESDIAVAKKSEEQSEAEAEAAKARSIMVKEEENVATVRQTSIANRDKEIELIKARESAEKEAIDIKVAAEAQKQAAIDQAEAIVTEAKAEGERIRIVAEADEKRLEVEAFGERAINEAKNLLSEEIIAFEVRKILAQVAPEIIEASVKPIEKIDSIKIVSTNGFNLPGNSGGNGTGSSENGGAPAASGGMPNQLMEALLAYRMNSPVVDKLLHELGIDPDKPGGLTEELGKALESEAKEK from the coding sequence ATGCCAATAAATATCATTATCTGGGTTGCCATCGCATTCGTAGCCCTCTTCTTCTTCGGAGTCGTCGTAGCGCGGCTTTATAAGCGATCTTCAAAGGAGGTCGCCTTTGTTCGAACAGGCTTAGGAGGAGAAAAAGTCATTCTTGACGGTGGTGCGATCAAGCTCCCGGTTTTTCAAGAAATCGTTGCGGTCAATATGCGGACACTACGCTTGCAAGTAGATCGTAAAAATGAAGACGGCCTGATTACCGCAGATCGAATGCGTGTCGATGTCACCGCCGAATTCTATGTTCGAGTTAAGCCGGAAAAGGAATCCATTGCTAAAGCGGCCCAAACCCTGGGGGATCGCACCCTCCAACCCGAAATGCTGAAAGAGCTGCTCCAAGGTAAGTTTGTCGATGCACTTCGTGCCGTTGCTGCTGGCCTAAGCATGGAGCAACTCCACGAACAGCGCGCAGATTTTGTTCAATCAGTTCAATCATCAGTCAGCGAGGACTTACTCAAAAACGGTCTCGAACTTGAGTCCGTCTCTCTCACTGCACTTGACCAAACCGGACGCAGCTACTTCAAAGAAGACAATGCTTTTGATGCCCAGGGCTTAGCCAAGTTGACCCTCATTACCGAAGCAAAACGCGAAGAGCGCAACCGGATCGAACAGGAAACGCGGGTTAAGATTGAAACAAAGAATTTGGAGGCATCCAAGAAGAGTTTTACAATCTCACGTGATGAAGAAATGGCCCGACTTGATCAGGAGCGTGAAGTTGCCTTCGCAGCGGCCGAGCAGGAGTCTCTTGTTGCCTCGGAACAAGCCACTCGCAAACGTGAAGCTGAAGAAGCTCGAGTGCTACAGGAGCAAAAAGAGAAAGAAGCGAACATCGCAGCGGAACAGGCAGTCCGTGAGCGCGACATTATACGCGAACAAACCATCAAGGAGCGTGATATTAATGCTAAGCGTCAAGTTGAAGAGACAGATATTATGCGCCATCAATCTGTCGAAATCAAAAAGCAGGAATCCGATATTGCTGTCGCGAAAAAATCAGAAGAACAATCTGAAGCAGAAGCGGAAGCAGCCAAAGCGCGCTCAATTATGGTCAAGGAAGAAGAGAACGTTGCAACCGTTCGCCAAACCTCTATCGCCAATCGTGATAAGGAAATCGAGCTGATCAAAGCGCGCGAATCCGCTGAAAAAGAAGCTATCGATATCAAAGTCGCTGCTGAAGCTCAGAAACAGGCAGCTATTGACCAGGCAGAAGCGATCGTCACTGAAGCCAAGGCAGAAGGTGAAAGAATTCGCATCGTCGCTGAAGCAGATGAGAAGCGTCTCGAAGTTGAAGCCTTTGGTGAAAGGGCAATCAATGAAGCGAAGAATCTCCTCAGTGAGGAAATCATCGCCTTCGAAGTTCGTAAAATCCTCGCCCAAGTCGCACCTGAAATTATCGAAGCCAGCGTCAAGCCAATTGAAAAGATCGACAGCATCAAGATTGTTTCAACGAATGGGTTCAACCTACCGGGGAACTCTGGAGGCAATGGCACCGGAAGTTCAGAAAATGGTGGAGCTCCTGCAGCATCCGGCGGGATGCCAAATCAACTAATGGAAGCACTGCTGGCCTATCGTATGAATTCACCAGTGGTTGACAAACTCCTGCACGAACTCGGTATTGATCCGGACAAGCCGGGTGGACTAACTGAAGAACTAGGCAAAGCCCTCGAAAGCGAGGCCAAGGAGAAATAG